In the genome of Cyclopterus lumpus isolate fCycLum1 chromosome 19, fCycLum1.pri, whole genome shotgun sequence, one region contains:
- the ghitm gene encoding growth hormone-inducible transmembrane protein: protein MLVARLMCLRSLPLVGLRPALTHGSPALRTPTLKACPPLLRPQQGYSSKARFGFRRGKMTRDQLKDAAFEPATDTAIRIDSMGRILLAGGAAVGLGALCYYGLGMSNEIGAIEKAVIWPQYVKDRIHSTYMYFAGSIGLTALSAVAVSRTPALMGLMMRGSWLAIGATFAAMIGAGMLVRSISYEHSPMPKHLAWMLHAGVMGAVIAPLTLLGGPLMIRAAWYTAGIVGGLSTVAMCAPSEKFLNMGGPLAVGFGVVFASSIGSMFLPPTSVFGAGLYSVAIYGGLVLFSMFLLYDTQKIIKRAETHPPYGVQKYDPINACMGIYMDTLNIFMRLVMILSGGGGKRK from the exons ATGTTGGTGGCGAGGCTGATGTGCCTGAGGAGTCTTCCTCTCGTGGGACTGCGTCCTGCGCTGACGCATGGCTCTCCAGCCCTGAGAACACCCACCCTAAAGGCCTGTCCGCCGCTGCTCAGGCCCCAGCAG GGTTATTCTTCTAAGGCCAGATTTGGTTTCCGCCGTGGGAAAATGACCAGGGACCAGCTCAAAGATGCAGCTTTTGAGCCTGCAACGGATACCGCTATTAGAA TTGACAGCATGGGAAGAATTCTTCTGGCTGGAGGTGCAGCAGTTGGCCTTGGAGCTCTGTGCTACTATGGACTCGGCATGTCCAATGAAATCGGTGCCATTGAGAAAGCAGT GATCTGGCCTCAGTATGTGAAGGACAGGATCCACTCCACCTACATGTACTTTGCAGGCAGTATTGGACTGACGGCTTTGTCAGCTGTTGCAGTGAGCAGAACCCCGGCACTTATGGGTCTGATGATGAGAGGGTCCTGGCTG GCTATTGGAGCAACATTTGCGGCTATGATTGGTGCCGGCATGCTGGTTAGGTCCATTTCGTATGAGCACAGCCCAATGCCCAAACACCTCGCTTGGATGCTCCATGCAG GTGTGATGGGTGCTGTCATCGCTCCCCTCACTCTCCTCGGAGGACCTCTGATGATTAGGGCCGCCTGGTACACAGCAGGAATTGTGGGAGGTCTGTCCACTGTGGCCATGTGTGCCCCAAGTGAGAAGTTCCTCAATATGGGCGGGCCATTGGCTGTCGGCTTCGGAGTGGTCTTCGCTTCCTCTATTG GATCAATGTTCCTGCCGCCCACGTCAGTGTTCGGAGCAGGCCTGTACTCAGTGGCCATCTATGGAGGCCTGGTCCTGTTCAGCATGTTCCTCCTCTATGACACACAGAAGATCATCAAGAGGGCAGAGACACACCCACCCTATGGCGTACAGAAATATGACCCCATTAACGC GTGTATGGGGATTTACATGGACACACTGAACATCTTCATGAGACTGGTGATGATTCTGTCTGGTGGTGGCGGCAAAAGGAAGTAA
- the LOC117748701 gene encoding cadherin-related family member 1, whose product MKKEKKTHALLFVLLLHFTSGQSDYAPYFYDNGPSSKHGNMALCSISEDTPVGTQIYILNGTDPEGDPVRYGLTFEMGSKEYFRVDSKSGKVTLIQELDREKLDEISVLVSITDGRNKVVETVRVFVTDANDEPPEFQNLPFIIDIPEDTAPGSSIYRVQAADRDMGSGGSVSYYLQTSPFAKFTIDGNSGILKVKPGETLDYETTPTHFVTVVAKDGGGKYKGKQQVLTSTATMTINVLDAQDMPPSFIGTPYFGYVYEVSVPGSEIFTVYAKDGDQGKPNPIQYSIMNGSDGVFDINSTSGCITLSIYPTLLRNELYEIIVKASEVGPKDQQLDYDVTTVTVRVVDLNNHPPTFYGHNGPQSNFEVTMYEHPPAGEILRGFKITVNDSDQGANAKFKLRLVGPSRVLRVVPQTVLNEAQVTIIVEDTSGIDYEKGKTLSFKLLAVEIDTPERFSATADIVINLLDTNDNIPKFTAEYYIARVPENSVGGSSVVSVTANDPDSGPWGEVKYTIYGSGSDLFAINPSSGLISTQPWTSLDAEVRSKYNFYVKAEDSEGKYSLSEVFVTVLDMNDHSPAFDEKLLEKTMIIGIPVRVEAVDEDAESPNNVIEYSIMTADPDNAFDINADTGDIKLKPYIKSMEIVQNITKQKDCKWSLVVQARDRGSPSFSTTAVVNIDITEATPLKGPMAAFLLKSRDNPMKALGMVTVVISILVGVTALISAGMYMRNSKSNRIMPARRIIKRRPRDQQPWIFNMPVVQFSNPADKFLIVNQERSPRPKPPPPSAPPPPCITRPYERARAVPTISGVLASKGSKKAKSNRRKEGNISSALVSELKKKLEQKMIESNQGYY is encoded by the exons atgaagaaagaaaagaaaacgcacGCTCTCCTGTTTGTCCTGCTGCTTCACTTCACCTCGg ggCAATCAGACTATGCGCCGTATTTTTATGATAATGGACCCAGCAGTAAACATGGGAATATGGCCTTGTGCAGCATTTCTGAGGATACGCCAGTTG GGACACAGATATACATTCTGAATGGTACAGATCCAGAGGGAGATCCAGTGCGATATGGTCTGACTTTTGAAATGGGCTCCAAAGAATATTTTAGGGTGGACTCCAAATCAGGAAAGGTGACTCTGATTCAGGAGCTCGACAGAGAG AAGCTCGATGAAATCTCAGTGCTCGTGAGCATCACAGATGGTCGCAATAAA GTAGTTGAGACAGTTAGAGTGTTCGTCACTGATGCCAATGATGAACCACCCGAATTTCAAAATCTGCCTTTCATTATTGACATCCCAGAG GATACGGCTCCAGGAAGTAGCATCTACAGAGTCCAAGCAGCAGATAGAGATATGGGCTCAGGAGGCAGTGTCTCATATTATTTACAG ACCTCACCGTTTGCCAAGTTCACCATCGATGGGAACAGCGGGATCCTCAAAGTCAAGCCTGGTGAGACTTTGGACTACGAGACCACGCCCACTCACTTTGTGACCGTGGTGGCAAAG GATGGAGGTGGAAAGTACAAAGGGAAGCAACAGGTCTTGACCTCCACGGCCACCATGACGATCAATGTGCTTGATGCCCAAGACATGCCTCCATCCTTCATAGGAACCCCTTACTTTGGCTACGTCTATGAAGTCTCAGTTCCT gGTTCTGAAATATTCACAGTGTACGCTAAAGATGGAGATCAAGGCAAACCTAACCCAATACAATATTCCATTATGAATG GTAGTGATGGTGTCTTTGACATAAATAGCACAAGTGGATGCATCACCCTGTCAATTTATCCAACTCTGCTGAGAAATGAATTATATGAAATTATAGTCAag GCGTCTGAGGTAGGCCCTAAGGATCAGCAGCTGGACTACGACGTTACCACTGTGACGGTCCGGGTGGTGGATCTCAACAACCATCCTCCGACCTTTTACGGACACAACGGACCACAGAGCAACTTTGAGGTCACCATGTACGAGCATCCTCCAGCCGGGGAGATCCTGCGAGGCTTTAAAATCACCGTCAATGACTCCGATcag GGAGCAAACGCTAAATTTAAACTGAGACTCGTGGGGCCGAGTCGAGTGCTGCGAGTGGTTCCCCAGACAGTCCTCAATGAAGCACAGGTGACCATCATTGTGGAAGACACATCTGGCATCGACTATGAGAAGGGAAAAACACTCTCTTTTAAG ctgctggCGGTGGAGATCGACACTCCTGAGAGGTTCAGTGCAACAGCTGACATCGTGATCAACCTGCTGGACACCAACGACAACATCCCCAAATTCACAGCCGAGTATTACATCGCCAGGGTCCCTGAGAACTCTGTCGGAGGCTCCAGCGTTGTGTCTGTAACG GCAAATGATCCAGATTCAGGGCCCTGGGGGGAAGTCAAATACACGATTTATGGATCAGGATCAGATTT GTTTGCCATCAACCCGTCATCGGGCCTCATCTCCACGCAGCCCTGGACCAGCTTAGATGCAGAGGTTAGGTCTAAATACAACTTCTATGTCAAGGCTGAAGATTCAGAGGGAAAGTACAGCTTGTCTGAAGTCTTTGTCACCGTCCTCGACATGAACGACCACTCTCCGGCATTCGATGAGAAACTCCTGGAAAAGACCATGATTATTGGTATACCTGTCAGAGTAGAG GCAGTGGATGAAGATGCAGAGTCCCCGAACAACGTCATTGAATACTCCATCATGACGGCCGATCCCGACAACGCGTTTGATATTAACGCAGACACTGGAGACATCAAGCTGAAGCCGTACATCAAGTCCATGGAGATTGTGCAGAACATCACCAAGCAAAAGGACTGCAAGTGGTCTCTGGTGGTCCAAGCCAGGGACAGAGGCTCTCCGTCCTTCAGCACAACAGCTGTGGTCAACATCGATATCACAGAGGCG ACTCCTCTCAAGGGGCCTATGGCAGCCTTTTTATTGAAAAGTAGGGACAATCCAATGAAAGCTCTAGGCATGGTCACTGTTGTCATTAGCATATTGGTAGGAGTGACTGCCTTGATCTCTGCAGGTATGTACATGCGAAACTCAAAGTCAAACCGGATCATGCCAGCACGTCGCATCATTAAGAGGCGACCCAGGGACCAGCAGCCCTGGATCTTCAACATGCCTGTTGTCCAATTCAGCAACCCTGCAGATAAGTTCCTTATTGTCAACCAAGAGAGAAGCCCACGGCCGAAGCCTCCCCCTCCCAGTGCTCCACCGCCCCCGTGTATCACACGGCCATATGAGAGGGCCCGGGCGGTCCCAACCATATCTGGTGTGCTGGCCTCCAAAGGTTCCAAAAAAGCTAAATCGAATCGCCGTAAAGAGGGAAATATCAGCTCTGCTCTGGTGTCGGAGCTTAAAAAGAAGCTTGAGCAGAAAATGATTGAGAGCAACCAAGGTTATTATTAA